GGGTCCAGGGCCAGCCCCTGGTAGCTGGGGTAGAACTGGACCGTGGCAAGTTGAAGAAGCAGTTGTTGTGGAAACCCCCACAGTTAGAGTCAGAAGTATTTTCAGTAAAAATTGCTCAGAGTTTCCCCAAAAGGCCGGCAGAGAGCCTCACGGGAGCCTTTGGACCAGGGCCACGAGCCTTGTTCGGCTGCCGGGCTGTCCTGGGGTCAGCACTGAGGAGAGCTGCCCGTTGAAACCCTCTGGTTCCCGAGACTTCGTTCAGGAAAGTGAACGTAGAATTTGTCCCTCAGTAACTTCATTgtgggcgggggttggggggcgcctgggggaggcacctgaggggctcagtggtttagagtctctgctttcagctcaggtcgtgatccctggggtcgtgggatcgagccccgcatcgggctctctgctcagctgggggcttgcttcccccccttctgtttgcctgcctctctgcctactcgtgatctctgtctctgtcaaataaataaataaagtcttaaaaaaaaagtttgtcagtCAATAACTTCATTatgggggggacacctgggtggcccagtcggcccagtgcctttggctcgggtcatgatcccgggtcctgggactgagccccttagcggggaacctgcttctccctctcccgcttccctgTGCTTGTTGCTTCttacactgtgtctctctctgacaaataaataaaaatcttaaaaatatgtaactttattattaaaataacaatttctTATTGTGAAAAGTTAAGGGTTCTCAGATCATGCTGAAAGATGGCGGACATCTGTCCGTGGTTTTGCTCTCCTGGGAATAACCGTAACCGTGTTTCTCTAATCCCATGTACGTGCTCAGAGGGGCTGCTTCTGAAGCGGGTGCCGGGGTCCTCGGATCCCGTCCCGGCAGCGGCCGGGGAGACCTTGCTCACCCGCAGATAGCCCGTCTTGGACGCGCGTGCTCTCTGGCACACGGCGCGACTTCTGCAGGCTGAGCCGGGAGGAGGCCGCCTTGCACAGGCTCCTTGCGCAGGCCAGACCCTGCCAACTGCCCGGCCTTTTTGGTGCCCGTCCTGTCCTCCCATCCGTGGTGACCGCGGGGTACCCAGTCAGCCGCCTGCTGCTTCCTAAGCGGCGCCAAGAGCGTTTAGTCTTGAACGTGTGTTGAGAGGATCGTGTTTCAAGTACACAGAGTTAAAATACGTTCACGCTGCCTCCgtttctttctgcctcttggaTGGGGCTGCCGGAAAAGGCGAACGTGTGCAAGTGGTGGCATTTCTGTTGCAAGCGTTGGCTCAGGCCGCAGTGTGCACGACCAGCACCGAGGTGAGCTTCTCGGGGGGCTTTGTGGGGAGCCCCCTACCCCGCACCTGGGCACCCCACGCCAGGCGGCAGAGAACCAGAACAGCCGACCGGGTGGCCAGGACTGGGGCCAGGCCTCTCTTGTGCAAGTTCCTCTTGTGGCTTTGGGGTTGTTCACAGCCGAAACACCAAGAAGTCACAAGAGCTTTTGTCCTAGCTGGCAAACGCAGGTTAGTTCGGACATCCTGGTGACAACCGACAGAAAACACACTCACAGTGACTCAggcagaagcagacaccctgGCTCTCCTGCTGGGCGGGCTGGGGCCATGGGGGCTTTGGGGTTCCAGAGGCCCTTCCTGCAGCTGTGGCTTCACCCACCCTGCCGGGCCCCAGTGCAGGGCCCTACGTGATGGCGTGGGTCGCTCCGGAGCCAGGCTCACCGGGGAGGGCCAGTTGGGGGGCAGAACGGAGGCAGTGGTGACGGGGCTCATCAGCCCCTTGACTTTCCTGGGGGCGCGTGTCAGAGGCCAGGCCGGCAGCTGTCACCGTTCCTCGGTGCGCTCAGGACCGGACGGGTCCCCCACGGCTGTGTGCTGAGTTTAGAGGATGCCGACACTGGTCTCCCGTGGAGCtgattttcctcccttcttcGCGTCTGGCAGGGCTGGGGCGGGCAGGGGCTTAGAGGCCCGCTCCCGAGCGCCTGGACACTGGCTGTGTCTTGGTTCTTCATCTGTACGGCTGGGGAGTGCAGTCGGGCTGAACAGAAGCAGCTCCAGGGGGAGTGCAGCGGGCCTGTGGGCGGGGACCCCCGCGGGAGCCACCGGAGCTGCTGAGCCACGCGCGTCCTTCCACGCGTGTTGATGTGAGTCTGAGGGCCCAGGGTGGCCCTTCACAGCCAGCAGGGAGCCGCTCTCTCAGAAGTCTCCAAGCTCTAGGGGAAGGGAGGCCGGGCCCCAGGAAGGGAAGTGAGTCCCGTGGCCTCCGCCTGCCCTGTGGGCGGCTGGGCCAGGCTCCGACCGAGCTCTCGGGCCCTCCCGCACCCGACGGGCATGTGAGCCCTGTCCCTGCGTGTGCGGCCTGCAGACTCCGGTCGCTCAGGGACATCGTCTGCCCCGGCTCAGCCTCCACCCTTCCTGTGGCCGCGCCTCCGTCGGGGGCTTGCTCCGTGCCCGTGCCTGCCACCGGACAGAGCAGCCATCTCAGAGATGTCAGGATAAGCCGTGCCGGAGGAATCCGGAGCCGAAAGGCCAAAGGGACCCTCTGCCGGCTGACTCGGGAGAGCAGGCCACGGCCTGCAGGGGCCTGCACTTCGCTGACAGCTGTGCCAGGACGGTGCGCGGGCTGCCGGCCTGGGGTCACGGGCTTAGCTGGGCAGGTTTGTGGGCTCTCGTGAGCTCAGCGCCCTGTGCAGCCACATACAGTCCACTTCAGGCCATGTTCGCTGGCCCCTTGGCAGGCAtctgcctcctgtccccagctCCCACGACCCACCTCCTGGCCTTCTGGACCTGCATGTTCTTACTTTTCCCGGAAACATATCCCCACGGCGCGCGATCCTCGTAGCTGACCCTGGCCCCCAGCATTCTGATTCCCGGCCCAGCCGTGTCCAGTGTGCCTGTGCCGCTGCCCAGGGCATCACCACTGACCACAAACAGGAAACTCTCCAGCCCCAGTTCTGAGGGCCCAGGTCTGAAGTCAGGGTGGCAGCAGGGTGGGCCCCCGAGGCTACGGAGGAAGGCCCTTCCTGCAACGCCAGCTCCGGCGGTCCCGGCGGTCCGACTGTGTAGCCGCATCCCGCAGCCCCGGTTCTCTCGTGCTCCCCTGTGCCTGCGTCCTGCCGCTCCCTGTTCTTCTGCATTGGATTTGGGGTCTGCCTTAGTCCCATGAGTCTACTTCCAGGCTGATCACACCAGCAGCATCTGCTTTTTTTAAAGTGGACTCCGCTAGCCGGGCGCCCAGTgcgggcttgaactcacgaccatGAGGTCAAggtctgagctgagatcaggtcagacacttacctgacggagccccccaggcacccctgcacctGTGTTTCCACATACGGGGCCGTGCGTAGGTTCTGAGTGGACGTGACCTTCGGCCCGGACCGCGCGGCTAGACTGCGGTCCGTGCGTCCACCGAGCGGCTGTCATCCGTGTGTCCAGGGAGCAGCTGTCGGACGCCCGGTGCGTTTGCTCTGGGCTGTCGTCAGTCACGCCTCCGTGGACACTTGTGTTGCCTGTGTCGTTGTGCCTGGTGCCTGTGTCCCGTTCTTGCGGCTGGACCTGGGAGAGGGACAGCCAGGCACGCGGCCGCACTGCGTCTCCCTGGGTGGGGCCTCGCCGCGTGTTTTCCGTCTCGGTTTGCGCACCAGCTCCTTCCTGCGCTGTGCTGGTTTGTGTCCCGAGTTGCCGGTTCCCGGGGAGCCGCAGGTGCTGGCGTCAGAGGCTGAGGAGCAGCGAGCACGGGGCCGTCCCCGCGAAGCCGGCCACAAAGCCGCTGACGGTGCCCACGGCCCGCGCCGGGCACCGGGGTGTAGTGAGGCCGCTGTGGCTCGTGGGGCACCGGGCGAGCAGCTCCTGGCTGAGCTCTCACCTTCCCCCAAGACAAAAGGAGGTCTGTGCCACCTCTCCATGCTCTCTTCTGCAGATGGGCTGGGGCGACCTGGGAGTATATGGAGAACCTTCCAGAGAGACCCCAAATTTGGACCGGATGGCTGCAGAAGGGATGCTTTTCCCAAACTTCTACTCAGCCAACCCGCTGTGCTCGCCATGTAAGTTGGGGCTGGCCCATGGGCACAGGGAGCGGGACCCACACTCGGGCGCCTCCCGGCTTCCTTCCGAGCAGAGCACCAGGCGGCTGCAGGCGGCTGTGGCAGCCCTAGCCCTTTCCCGTCAGGGTCCCAGCACGTCGGGGCAGCTGGGCTCCGTGCTGTCACAGGCCGCCAAGGCACGGAGCGTGTCGGGTTTGGAGGCAGAAGTTGCTGCCAGTGGCACGTGCTTTCCTCCTTTCCCAGAGTGGAGTGGCTCTGGCTGGTTCGGGACAAGCGCCCTCTCCTCCCAGGACAACCACCCGTGCTGGGAAGGTCCCTTACGTGCCCCccgaggaagggaaggaaggccGGTGTTGGGGGGCGCGCTGTGCCGTGCGCGTGGCCCACTAGGCTGTCACTCTGGAGATGCCAACAGGAGGAGGAGCGTTGCGAGCCGGCCGTGGACGCTCATGACGTTTCTGTTTCCTCGGTGTAGCACGGGCAGCGCTGCTCACTGGACGCCTGCCCATCCGCAACGGCTTCTACACCACCAACGGGCACGCCAGGAACGGTACGCAGTGCCGCGGGCAGCACCCGCAGCACAGGGGAAGAGGGCCCGGGTGGGAGGGATGTCTGCCACCATTCTCATGCGTGACCTGGCGTCCGCCAGCCGACTCTGGGAGCGCCAGCTGCTGGCCTGGGCTCAGAGGCTGTGTGGGGGGGTGGCCGGTCCTTCAGAGCAGGCGCTGTCAGAAATGCGCGTCGTCAGGGGAGAGGAAACGGGCTGAGGGCTGGTCCTCCTGGGCAGTTGGTGGAGAGTCCGGGCTCCTTCCGGCCACTGCTCTGCCAAGGACAGTCTGGGCAGACACCGCTTACAGCTCcttccctgctgctctcctgtgcccagggcagcccagcCCCTGCGGCTCTGAGCAGGAAGTGTGCCGGCCGGCCGTGCCCCAGGGTAGGAAGCGGAGGGAGCCCGTGTCGGCCGGTCGTGCCCCGGGGTAGGAAGCGGAGGGAGCCCGTGCCGGCCGGTCGTGCCCCGGGGTAGGAAGCGGAGGGAGCCCGTGCCGGCCGGTCGTGCCCCGGGGTAGGAAGCGGAGGGAGCCCGTGCCCGCCGGTCATGCTCTCGCAGCCTACACGCCGCAGGAGATCGTGGGCGGCATCCCGGCTGAGGAGCGCCTGCTGCCCGAGCTGCTGAAGGGGGCCGGCTACGCCAGCAAGATCGTGGGCAAGTGGTGAGTCCTGACGCTCCTGCAGGGCGTGCGCAGCTGGTGGGCGAGGGCAGGGTGCTGTCTGGGGGGGACACAGAGGGGCAGCCGGGAGGCGGAGGACAGTCCCTTGGCGGGGGATCGTGAGGGCCCTGCGGTCATGACGGCAGAGGCCCCCGTGGCGTGCGTGTGTGCCGTGCCTGCCACTGGGAGCAGGTTCCACGGGGATCCCCAGGTGTGCAGCCTGGGAGGCAGATGTGAAGGTCACAGggtctctgctccctctcccgAGCTGTGGGGCTTCTGGAAGAGAGCCAGTCCGCCCTCCCCGGGGAGCCTTTCTGATGTCCAGCCGTCCGTCCCTGTCCTTCACGGCACTGTGGCCCCTCTGCCCTTAGTTCTTCTGCTACCTGCTGGCCCTGCCTTCTCGAGGACGGGCGCCCCGTGCACAGCACTGTGGTCCCGGCAGTGGGAGGTCCATGGGAACCAGGACACTGAGCGTCGAGAATCCTGGTGATCCAGGGGCTGCCCGCCAAGTGCTTTCTCGCTCCTGAGTCTCGCCGGGAGCCGTCCTGCCGAGCGGGGCTTGGAGGAGGTGGCGGCAGAGCACAGCTCTGGGGATGCTCGTCACCAGCCCAGGCCTGGGCAGTGCCCGGAAAGCCCGGGGAGACTGCCAGGGCCCTCTCTGTGGGGAGCCCATGGGAGGGATGGGCCCTGTGATGCCCAGCCCGGCAGCTGTGCCCTGGGGCCAGCAGACTTcctggcggggggtggtggtgcgTCCCAGTCTCAGCGGGGTCCATCACAGGGCTGTGGCCTGCACTGACCTTCTTCCTCCCAGCCCAGTGCCACGGAGCCAGACTTCCGTGGCttgagcaagtctggggatgggtGGAGGCTGGATTCACATGAGAGCCCCCTCCAGCCGCCCCGGTCCCAGGGGACTGTGGGGTCGAGGGACTGCAGCCCGCCCGGGAGCCGACAGCCTAGCAGAAGCGGCCCTTCCAGCGGCTGTGTGTCAAGGGAGGCCGCCTGAGCTGGTGGGTGTGAGCGTGCAGCCACGTTGGCTAGCCAGCGCCTCCCCCTCCGGGCCAGTGCTGGTGGGCGTGCGGAGACCTGACCATGCCGGAGCAGCGGCCCGGGCCGACCTGAGGCGCGGAGAGGGAGCGCAGAGCGGGTTAGGTTTCTGCAGCGAGCGGCGGCGGTAGTGCCCATGGCCCTGCCCCCAGCGGAGGGCCCTGCAGAGGCCAGTGCCGCACCATGGCCACGCGGCAGTCGGGAGGCAGAGTGTTTGAGAACCAGCCGTGGGAGCCGAGGCCCTGAGAGACACACTTACCTTCTTAGACCCCGGCACTGGGCACCTCAGTTCTGGCCCCACGTGGCCTACCCACCCCACCACGCCGTGCCATGCCACACCGCCTTGGCCAAGTGACCAGTGCCTGGGCATCTGCGTGGGCCACCAGAACACCTCTGAGCAGGCAGCGGGGTCTCCTGGTCGCCTGCTCCAAGGCCTCCCCAGGGCAGCAGAGGAGGGAGACCCTGCTTTCCAGCTTGTGTGGCCGTGAGAGGCCCGTGGGAGCCCCCTGGCCCCGTAGAGTtgctgtgctccccaagagcccaTGGGTGGAGCGGAAACCCCCGTGCGTCTGTGCCGTGCGATCTGAGGAGCAGACGGCCCTGGCTCAGGGACTGCTGGGTCCTCCCTCGGCTGCTTCTTGTTGGCAGAACCGACAAAGGGAAGGTCGTGATGCCCGCAGTCCGGAGAGCCTGGGCTGGGGAGCGCTTGGCCCTGGTCACCTCGTGGGCACACGTATCCCCGAGCTGGGCCCGGGCGCTGGGTTAGTGCGCGGCCTTGGCAGGTCCTGGAGCGTCCCAGGCTGTGATGAGGCCAGGCCGGGACGGTCAGCTCCCCCAGGGCCGCGCAGCCGTCTTTTGGGGCGTGATTATGCCTAAGTGGGGGAAGAGGCTCTTGTAGACGTTACTGCGAGGGGCCGGCGACCGGCTCAGTCCCGGAGAAGGCGGAACCTATAGAACCGTCCCCagagatggaagaaggaagaaaccaGAGTGCGGAGAGTTCTGGGCGgcttctggctggtgtgaggcaGCTCACTGGGGGTCTTCCCTGAGCCCTCGCAGCACTCCGGAGGGATGCCTGAGCGCCCCTCTGTGCCCGGACACCCGCCGGGGCCGGGGCCGTGGGCTGTCGGCGGGGGTGGGCGGGGTCCTGGCGCCCACCTGGGGGAGGacgtctcggggcgcctggggctCCGCACACACCAGGCAAGGAGCTGTCCGTGCTCAGGACTTTGGGGGACCCTGAGCAGGGGTCCCTAAAGCGTCCGGGTTCCCGTTTCTAGGCATCTGGGCCACAGGCCTCAGTTCCACCCCCTGAAGCACGGTTTCGACGAGTGGTTCGGGTCCCCCAACTGTCACTTTGGACCGTACGACAACAGGGCCCGGCCCAACATCCCTGTGTACAGGGACTGGGAGATGGTCGGCAGGTAACCGTCCcttcccgccccaccccgcccgcgGCGGAGCTCAGCCCTGCCCTCCGATGCCGCGCTGGGGGCGGGTCGGCGGTTCTGGAACGGCTTCCCAGCGCTCGGCTTTGTCAGCCGGTGGTTCTGCCGCAGCGAGGAGGACCACGGCCTAGGGCTGCTGTTCGAGCCGCCCACAGGGGACTTTAGCATGGGAGAGGTTAGGACCCCCGAGGTGTGTCACGCAGCACCGCGTTCTGCTCCTGAGGTTTGGTTCCTGAAGCCGTTGGGCGGCCCTGGGCTCAGGCTCCGAGGCCGTCCGCCTGCACCAGGCTGGCCCGTAGCCCTGTGCCAGGAGCCCCCGGGGCTGCTCCCTTCCTCAGGAGCCCGCCTGGAGCTCCGCTGCCCAAGCCGGGTGGCTCCCCGGGCTCCGGTCTGGCCATGGGCCTGCCTTCACGGCGCCCGCAGCGTGTCCCCGCTTGGTCGGCCCCGTTCTGTCCAGCTCCGTCTGTCTTCACTTTCCTCCCTGCCCACTTTTTGTGTTGCTTCATGGTTTTGGTGGAAGTTCTTGCATCGGGGCCAAAAAGCCGAGTTGGGCCCATGCATTTCCAGGACAGCCTCGTTGAGGGAGAACATGCCCCGTTGGAAGCGGGGTTCGGGGGTCCTGGCGCGCTCATGGTTCCCGGCAGACACGGCCGGCTCAGAGCGCCTGTGCTCGTGAGCTGCTGCCGCCCGGGGTGACCACGGCGCCGCCTCTGCCagcctccctgtgtcctcacacgtGGCTGCTCCCAGGTGGGGGCTGCCGTGGGGCCTCGTCCTCAACCGGCCCGGGGCCTCCGGAGCGGCACACGCCTCTGGGTCATTGACGCGCAGGGGCCGCGTTTCCCTCCCTCTGTGAACGGGGCCGTACCCGCCTGGGACATCAGGGAAAGGAGGCTCGCTTGGCTTCCGGGAGGCGGATTTTTGTCTGGGTCTGTGTTACTTTCAGATACTATGAGGAATTCCCGATCAATCTGAAGACCGGGGAAGCCAACCTGACACAGGTGTACACGCAGGTGACGGACGCGCGGGCTGGGCGGGCGCACGGGGGAGCCTGGCCTCCGGGCAGACGAGTAAGGCAGCATCTCCCCCAGGAAGCGCTGGACTTCGTGCAGAGGCAGCACGCGGCTCGGCGCCCCTTCTTCCTGTACTGGGCCATCGACGCCACTCACGCGCCCGTGTATGCGTCTCGGCCCTTCTTGGGCACCAGCCGGCGAGGGCGGTGAGTCCTTGGTCCTAGAGACGTGGACCCCCACCTGGAGAGTTCGGCTGAGCTTGATTGGCTCCAGGGACGGGGCACTCGCCATTCGGTCTCGGTTACCCTCACGGGAAGGGATGGCGGCTCCCGTGCTTCCCCGAAGCTGCCGGCCAGCCCGGTCCGCGTGCAGGAGGCTGCGGCGGTGTGGCGTGTCCCGTCCCGGATTAACTCTGGGAACTggacttctcctctccctctcctctgaagCCAGCCCGTCCGGTGTGCTGTCCGTCCCCGCAGTCATGACCTCTCTGCTCACGGACGCCTTTTCTCCCCTTAGGTATGGGGACGCTGTCCGGGAGATTGACGACAGTGTTGGGAAGATCCTGAGCCTTCTCCGGGACCTGAGGATCGCAGAGGACACGTTCGTTTTCTTCACCTCCGACAATGGCGCTGCCCTCATTTCTGCTCCTAAACAAGGCCAGTGTTCCAAGCACCCTCGCCTCCCCAGATGTGGCTGCCCTTGGGACACTGGGATCTCTGAGGCTCTGTCAGGGGCCTCCTGGGGGCCCCGTCCAATGGGGGAGATGCCCGCTCCCTTCCCCAGAGCCCTCGTCCAGTGGGAAGACTGTCGCCCAGGAGACTTGCTGGGGCATCTCCAGACCTCCTGGGAAGTGGTGTCTTGGTGTCTTGGACCCAGCCCCTACCCCAGAGTGCGGGCTTGGCTCAGCGAGGGAGCCACCGCAGGGCCGTGACCCCCCCCGGGGCTGCTCGGCAAGCTCGTGGACTGTTGCACCTTGGGGAGCAAGGGGTTCCACCTGGTGTCCTGTAAGCAtgtctgtcccccctcccttGTCATGGTACCATATCTTTTTGTCCCATTTTCCCTTAGCAGGGCCCTGAGTCACTCAAAGGGCTCTGGAAGGAAGGCCACGGGGAGCAGGAAACCCCAGGGGTCAGGCCTCGGCAGGGAGGTGCTGGGGACCATGCAGTCGGGGGAGCCCCGCGGCTGGTATGGGTACAGATGGGGTCAGGTGAGAAGGAGTCTGCTGGCACAGAACAGCAATTTGGGGTCTGGGTCCGGCTGGTCTGGGGCCCCAAGGGGCCATTCACAGCCCGTGGAGGGACCTCGTCCTCACACAGGCGCTCCCTGCACTGCTGTTGGGCCCAGAGGTGAGGGTGGGACCCTCTGCATCCCTCCCAGCAAAGACCCGGGGCCCGGCTGGACGCCGCTGTCCCTGCTGTGCCTCCCAGCTCTGCGCCGAGAGCCCCAGACGCGCAGCCCTTGCCAGGACCACCAGCGGTGCCCCATCTTCATGCCTGAAGTAGGGGCCGGTTCCCACGCACGCAGTCCACACGCTCGGTTGTAAGAACACAAGTTTGTGTGCTCGCCTCACCGTTTGCCACGCGGAGTAGACAAGCAGTCGGGCCTCGTCAGTGCGTCTGAGCCCTGCGAAGCCCCAGGAGGAGCCGCGTCCATCCTCGCCATCCTGCGATGCCCTGGCCTGGGCCTCCGTCTGCCCCCGCTTGCTCGCTTGTCGCCCGGACGCGcccttccttgctctctctcgGGGTCTGCCTGTGCTAACACGGGGGGCCGGGGTGCGGGCTCTGCATAGGAGCAAGAGCACCGCCTCTTCTGTTCCTCCCGGGGCCGGGCTCATGGGAGCCCCGGGCAGCAGGCGGTGATGGCAACAACCGCCGTTCACCCTGGACTCTGGGAGGGAGCCAGCCTGGCCAGGGCCCTCTGCCCTCCGGCGCTTCCCACGCGTGTGGTTCAGGAACCGAACCTGTCCCATCCCCAACCCACTGCTGGGACCCAGGGGGGACACATTTTGATTGgacgccccacccccacacagagGGGTGCTCAAGGACGGGAACACGTAAGTCACACAGTCCTGCAGGCAGCCGTGAACCCCACTGAGCTGCTCCCCCGGAGCCTGTGTCACAGCCCCGCCCAAGGGCAGTCGGCCCAGTCTCCATTTCTGAGCACTTGCGCTGCCGCAGACATAGTGTCGCTGCCTGACCGCGTCCAGGCATCTGACCTTGACCTTGAGGCCTGAACTCTGTGGCTGGTCCTTGCAGCAGCGTCACCCGAGGACCCAGGAAGGTTGGGGGCCGTGACAGATCCCTCCTGAAAGCAACGGGCCAGCGGGGGGACGCCCTGGGGACTCGGGGTAGGCGTCTGATGCACGACGACTCTGTCTCCCCAGGCGGTAGCAACGGCCCGTTTCTGTGTGGGAAGCAGACCACGTTTGAAGGTGGGATGCGGGAGCCCGCGATCGCGTGGTGGCCCGGGCGCGTCCCGGCGGGCCGGGTGAGTGGCGCTCCGAACGGCAGCTCCACGCCGGGAGGCGGCTGGTGAGGGGCAGGTGGGGCGGGCACGGGGCCTCGGGTGGTGTGAGCAACTGCCGTCGGTGTCGAGGCTGCCTTCTCAGTGAACGTGGCGGTCCTGAGTTCAGCCAAGTCAAGCAGGTTTCTTTTCTGCAGGACTTGTCAGAGCTTTAGTGTGCTAATGGACCTCAACGAGCACC
The genomic region above belongs to Neovison vison isolate M4711 chromosome 7, ASM_NN_V1, whole genome shotgun sequence and contains:
- the GALNS gene encoding N-acetylgalactosamine-6-sulfatase isoform X3 is translated as MAPVAAGAGWRLLLVLGAAGLAAVGAPKPPNIVLLLMDDMGWGDLGVYGEPSRETPNLDRMAAEGMLFPNFYSANPLCSPSRAALLTGRLPIRNGFYTTNGHARNAYTPQEIVGGIPAEERLLPELLKGAGYASKIVGKWHLGHRPQFHPLKHGFDEWFGSPNCHFGPYDNRARPNIPVYRDWEMVGRYYEEFPINLKTGEANLTQVYTQEALDFVQRQHAARRPFFLYWAIDATHAPVYASRPFLGTSRRGRYGDAVREIDDSVGKILSLLRDLRIAEDTFVFFTSDNGAALISAPKQGEPPAGQHHGPLHDQPVPRGPGSAQRQGDRRPGPAPCHAVGPADRQANILLPRQHADGGHPRPVQGPLLDLDQFLGGVQTGHRFLPRAERLRSHHPHAGGPHGAAPGLPPGTRPRGEVPPQLCQPRVPACPARGHAGRPAAPGDLGPWTAPAQRVQPGCHELGAPGL
- the GALNS gene encoding N-acetylgalactosamine-6-sulfatase isoform X1, translated to MAPVAAGAGWRLLLVLGAAGLAAVGAPKPPNIVLLLMDDMGWGDLGVYGEPSRETPNLDRMAAEGMLFPNFYSANPLCSPSRAALLTGRLPIRNGFYTTNGHARNAYTPQEIVGGIPAEERLLPELLKGAGYASKIVGKWHLGHRPQFHPLKHGFDEWFGSPNCHFGPYDNRARPNIPVYRDWEMVGRYYEEFPINLKTGEANLTQVYTQEALDFVQRQHAARRPFFLYWAIDATHAPVYASRPFLGTSRRGRYGDAVREIDDSVGKILSLLRDLRIAEDTFVFFTSDNGAALISAPKQGGSNGPFLCGKQTTFEGGMREPAIAWWPGRVPAGRVSHQLGSIMDLFTTSLSLAGLAPPSDRVIDGLDLLPAMLWGQLTDRPIFYYRGNTLMAVTLGQYKAHFWTWTNSWEEFRQGIDFCPGQNVSGVTTHTQEDHTELPLVFHLGRDPGERFPLSFASPEYLRALRGVTLAVRQHQETLVPGQPQLNVCNQAVMNWAPPGCEKLGKCLTPPESVPEKCSWPH
- the GALNS gene encoding N-acetylgalactosamine-6-sulfatase isoform X2, which codes for MGWGDLGVYGEPSRETPNLDRMAAEGMLFPNFYSANPLCSPSRAALLTGRLPIRNGFYTTNGHARNAYTPQEIVGGIPAEERLLPELLKGAGYASKIVGKWHLGHRPQFHPLKHGFDEWFGSPNCHFGPYDNRARPNIPVYRDWEMVGRYYEEFPINLKTGEANLTQVYTQEALDFVQRQHAARRPFFLYWAIDATHAPVYASRPFLGTSRRGRYGDAVREIDDSVGKILSLLRDLRIAEDTFVFFTSDNGAALISAPKQGGSNGPFLCGKQTTFEGGMREPAIAWWPGRVPAGRVSHQLGSIMDLFTTSLSLAGLAPPSDRVIDGLDLLPAMLWGQLTDRPIFYYRGNTLMAVTLGQYKAHFWTWTNSWEEFRQGIDFCPGQNVSGVTTHTQEDHTELPLVFHLGRDPGERFPLSFASPEYLRALRGVTLAVRQHQETLVPGQPQLNVCNQAVMNWAPPGCEKLGKCLTPPESVPEKCSWPH